From a single Pseudobutyrivibrio xylanivorans genomic region:
- a CDS encoding FtsW/RodA/SpoVE family cell cycle protein — translation MFHNYKFKNLDIKLILAVIALTIIGIFVIGSANESNQQKQILGMILGIIVMSVMAIIDYDFILHFHWLFYGMVIALLTSVLLFGSESGGATRWIELGVRFQPSELSKILLILFFSWFLMLHEEDINKPKVLAMTIGLSALPLLLIEKEPDLSTTIVTMMIICVMMFVVGLSYKLVGIVLGISIPSIIILLVLIARDGQTILKEYQGIRILAWLKPDKYPQNSYQQQNSIMAIGSGQLMGKGLGNEAFDSVKNGNYISEPHTDFIFAVAGEELGFVGSALVIILIFFIAIEILLIAKKAKDISGKLICVGMATLIGFQSFVNICVVTGLMPNTGLPLPFVSYGLTSLVTVYFGIGIVLNVGLQSKNNNGRLF, via the coding sequence ATGTTTCACAATTATAAATTTAAAAATCTTGATATTAAATTAATATTGGCGGTCATTGCTTTGACCATTATCGGAATTTTTGTTATCGGTTCTGCCAATGAATCAAACCAACAAAAGCAGATTCTGGGAATGATTTTAGGTATAATAGTAATGAGTGTAATGGCAATTATTGACTACGATTTTATTTTGCATTTCCATTGGCTTTTTTATGGAATGGTTATTGCATTGCTTACTTCCGTGCTTTTATTTGGTAGTGAATCTGGTGGTGCTACCAGATGGATTGAGCTTGGTGTACGTTTTCAGCCATCGGAGCTCAGTAAAATACTGCTTATTTTATTTTTTTCATGGTTTTTAATGCTTCATGAAGAGGATATTAATAAGCCAAAAGTATTGGCCATGACCATAGGTTTATCGGCACTTCCGTTACTTTTAATAGAAAAAGAACCAGATTTATCAACTACAATAGTCACAATGATGATTATTTGTGTTATGATGTTTGTAGTGGGATTAAGTTATAAATTAGTTGGAATTGTCCTTGGTATTTCAATTCCATCAATTATTATCCTGCTTGTGCTTATCGCCAGAGATGGCCAGACCATTTTAAAGGAATATCAGGGCATTCGTATTTTGGCTTGGCTTAAGCCAGACAAATACCCTCAGAATTCATATCAGCAGCAGAATTCAATCATGGCAATTGGTTCTGGACAGCTGATGGGTAAAGGTCTTGGAAACGAAGCCTTTGACTCAGTTAAGAATGGAAACTATATTTCAGAGCCACATACCGATTTTATCTTTGCTGTTGCAGGTGAGGAATTAGGATTCGTTGGTTCTGCTTTAGTAATTATCCTTATTTTCTTCATTGCAATCGAGATTTTACTCATTGCTAAGAAAGCAAAGGATATTTCGGGGAAGCTCATTTGTGTAGGAATGGCTACACTTATTGGTTTTCAGAGTTTTGTAAATATTTGTGTAGTAACAGGATTGATGCCAAACACCGGTTTGCCACTTCCATTTGTTAGCTACGGACTTACCTCTTTGGTTACAGTCTATTTTGGTATTGGTATTGTATTAAACGTTGGTCTTCAATCAAAAAATAATAACGGGAGGCTATTTTAA
- a CDS encoding methylglyoxal synthase, whose amino-acid sequence MNIGLVAHDSKKKLMQNFCIAYRGILSKNDIFATGTTGRLVEEVTNLSVHKYLAGHLGGTQQLGAQIEQNEIDLVIFLRDPLTVKSHEPDVNSIVRLCDAHNIPLATNLATAELLIKSLDRGDLEWREMYK is encoded by the coding sequence ATGAACATTGGATTGGTAGCTCATGATTCCAAAAAGAAGCTTATGCAGAATTTCTGTATTGCTTACAGAGGAATACTTAGCAAAAATGACATTTTTGCCACTGGAACTACTGGAAGATTGGTGGAAGAGGTTACAAATCTTTCTGTTCACAAGTACCTTGCAGGACACCTTGGTGGTACACAGCAGTTAGGTGCTCAGATTGAGCAGAATGAGATTGATTTGGTTATATTCTTGAGAGATCCGCTTACTGTGAAATCTCATGAGCCAGATGTTAATAGCATTGTTCGTCTCTGTGATGCTCACAATATTCCACTTGCAACTAATCTTGCAACTGCTGAACTTCTCATTAAATCATTGGACAGAGGAGATCTTGAGTGGCGTGAAATGTACAAATAA
- a CDS encoding D-alanyl-D-alanine carboxypeptidase family protein: MKCTNKLLSLFLIGVSCISLIGCGAAKEEESVTTYDLYDTSFSYGITHNGATSDVELFAKELCVTGNEDLGTSAVDSQVASGAAAFNITEQTTVYAQSVHEKLYPASTTKILTAYIACIKGNLDDYYTVSTNAVDQASDSSVINLRAGDVITLRDLLYGLMLRSGNDAAVAIAEGISGDVESFAAEMNATAKALGATNSNFITPNGLHDENHYTTVYDMYLILNAALENQDFYNIFTATSYTANYTSGGAAKTAEWHTTNQYLTGKVNKPSGFTILGGKTGTTGAAGYCLVLLSENEDGDKIISIVFNADCRSNLYLLMNEILTNYCT, translated from the coding sequence GTGAAATGTACAAATAAACTATTGTCATTATTTCTTATAGGCGTTTCCTGCATATCACTGATTGGTTGTGGCGCTGCAAAGGAAGAAGAGAGCGTTACAACGTATGATTTGTATGATACGTCTTTTTCTTATGGAATCACACATAATGGTGCCACCTCTGATGTGGAGCTTTTTGCGAAAGAGCTTTGTGTTACTGGCAATGAGGATTTAGGCACCTCTGCAGTGGATTCCCAGGTTGCATCAGGTGCGGCTGCTTTTAATATTACAGAACAGACCACTGTGTACGCACAGTCCGTTCATGAAAAGCTTTATCCTGCATCTACTACAAAAATCCTTACAGCATATATTGCTTGTATAAAAGGAAATCTAGACGATTATTACACCGTCAGTACGAATGCAGTTGATCAGGCTAGTGATTCTTCTGTAATCAATCTAAGGGCTGGTGATGTTATCACTTTAAGAGATTTGCTTTATGGGTTGATGCTTCGTTCAGGTAATGATGCTGCTGTTGCGATAGCAGAGGGGATAAGTGGGGATGTTGAAAGCTTTGCAGCCGAGATGAATGCTACAGCAAAGGCATTAGGTGCTACAAATTCAAATTTCATTACCCCTAATGGACTTCATGATGAAAATCATTACACCACAGTCTATGATATGTATTTAATTTTGAATGCAGCCTTGGAAAACCAGGATTTCTACAATATCTTTACAGCTACAAGCTATACAGCAAATTATACTAGTGGCGGTGCAGCAAAGACTGCAGAGTGGCATACTACCAATCAGTATCTTACAGGAAAGGTAAATAAGCCATCTGGTTTTACTATCCTTGGAGGTAAGACTGGTACTACAGGTGCTGCTGGTTATTGTTTGGTTCTACTTTCAGAAAATGAGGATGGAGATAAGATTATTTCTATAGTTTTTAACGCAGATTGTAGATCAAATCTGTACCTCTTAATGAATGAAATCCTTACAAATTACTGCACTTGA
- a CDS encoding twitching motility protein PilT, protein MVEIISGEKGKGKTKYLLDKVNSDIKKVDGSVVYIDKNTKHMYELDSKIRLINMGDYPIESSDEFLGFLSGVLSQNADIQEVFLDSFLTVSYIDTNDGFTAALNKLDNICNMFDVKFVLSVSKNEKDLPESAKGKIIVSL, encoded by the coding sequence ATGGTGGAGATAATTTCAGGCGAGAAGGGCAAAGGTAAGACAAAGTATTTACTTGACAAGGTAAACAGCGACATCAAGAAGGTTGATGGTTCAGTTGTTTACATTGACAAGAATACAAAGCACATGTATGAGTTAGATTCAAAGATTCGTTTAATCAATATGGGTGATTACCCAATCGAAAGTTCTGATGAATTCTTGGGATTCTTAAGCGGTGTTCTTTCACAGAATGCAGATATTCAAGAGGTTTTCTTAGACAGTTTCCTTACGGTTTCCTATATAGATACCAATGATGGCTTTACAGCAGCCCTTAATAAGCTTGATAACATTTGTAACATGTTCGATGTAAAATTCGTTTTGTCAGTTAGTAAAAATGAGAAAGACTTACCTGAAAGCGCAAAGGGTAAGATAATCGTTTCTTTATAA
- a CDS encoding HlyD family efflux transporter periplasmic adaptor subunit: protein MRKKQKKKQNENKILKYPKQYHFSIGFIIIGVMFIYMLYHMLTYLTAANITVYEVSQGSISSNLEYNALAIRQEQVVYADNSGDILYLAENFSKVGAKSKIYALDTSGEILSSMKKNNETADVKLSDEDYAKLQNSISTFAYDFNNINYSKLYTFKTELESQVQQLYTVSALDSMGNSLQSAIDSGTFNIYNCKQPGLIVYSIDGLENLTVDSFISDSFDMSSYSSTNLKSVGSVVAGQPVYKLITSDHWNLICEVDKSLFDSLQEESYLKIRFLEDEVETWTNLAFAEKAGNYYLVLSLDDSMDRYADSRYVHIKIINNNISGLKIPNSSIVNKEFFTIPKGYMMQGANDDEIGFLRQTDSSSEYINPTVYYENDDFYFVDDNDVSRGDTLIKPNSNERYVIGTDIGTLQGVYNVNKGYAVFKQIEILYQNDDYSIIKTGTNYGISMYDHIVLQGDEVEENTIIN, encoded by the coding sequence ATGAGAAAAAAGCAGAAAAAGAAGCAGAATGAAAATAAAATACTTAAATATCCTAAGCAATATCATTTTTCTATAGGATTCATTATTATCGGCGTAATGTTTATTTACATGCTGTATCACATGCTTACATATCTTACAGCTGCTAACATTACAGTCTACGAGGTTTCCCAGGGTTCGATTTCTTCTAATTTGGAATATAATGCACTTGCTATCCGACAGGAGCAGGTGGTTTATGCAGATAATAGTGGAGATATTTTGTATTTGGCCGAAAATTTTTCGAAGGTTGGTGCTAAATCTAAAATATATGCTTTAGATACATCAGGCGAAATACTTTCGTCAATGAAAAAGAATAACGAAACAGCAGATGTTAAGCTGAGCGATGAAGATTATGCAAAGCTTCAGAATTCTATTTCAACCTTTGCTTACGATTTTAATAATATAAACTACAGCAAACTTTACACCTTTAAAACAGAGCTTGAATCTCAAGTGCAACAGCTTTATACTGTTTCAGCCCTTGATTCAATGGGAAACTCGCTTCAATCAGCTATAGACTCAGGTACATTTAATATTTATAATTGCAAACAGCCTGGTTTAATTGTTTATTCTATTGATGGGTTGGAGAATCTTACTGTAGATTCCTTTATTTCAGATTCATTTGATATGTCCAGTTATTCATCAACTAATCTTAAATCTGTGGGATCCGTTGTAGCAGGACAGCCAGTTTATAAGCTTATTACATCTGATCATTGGAATTTGATATGTGAGGTAGATAAATCCTTGTTTGATTCACTTCAGGAAGAATCCTATTTAAAGATTCGATTCCTTGAGGATGAAGTGGAAACATGGACAAATTTGGCTTTTGCGGAGAAGGCTGGAAACTACTATCTTGTGCTTTCCCTAGATGATTCTATGGACCGATATGCGGATAGTAGATATGTCCATATAAAGATTATTAATAATAATATTTCAGGGTTGAAAATACCTAATTCATCTATAGTTAACAAGGAATTCTTTACAATTCCTAAAGGATATATGATGCAGGGTGCGAATGATGATGAAATTGGCTTCCTTAGACAGACTGATTCATCAAGTGAATACATCAATCCTACAGTGTACTACGAAAATGACGATTTTTATTTTGTTGATGACAATGATGTTTCCAGAGGAGACACGCTCATTAAACCAAATTCCAACGAGAGATACGTTATTGGTACAGATATTGGAACTCTCCAAGGAGTTTACAATGTAAATAAGGGATATGCTGTATTTAAGCAAATTGAAATACTTTACCAGAATGATGATTATTCTATTATCAAAACTGGTACAAATTATGGTATATCGATGTATGATCACATTGTGTTACAGGGTGATGAAGTAGAAGAGAACACTATAATTAATTAA
- a CDS encoding YggS family pyridoxal phosphate-dependent enzyme, with product MRETELKENLKSVETRVTEACKRAGRNRDEVTLIAVSKTKPVEDLQVIYDSGIRSFGENKVQELTAKIPEMPEDIDWHLIGHLQRNKVKYIVDKVKLIHSVDSYRLAEEINIQAKKKGIVVPILIEVNAANEASKFGVRVEEAKQLCTEISHLDGVHIMGLMTIAPNVVVAEENRAIFHKIKDLSVDIDKENIDNVDMRILSMGMTNDFEVAIEEGATHVRVGTAIFGERNYNI from the coding sequence TTGAGAGAAACAGAATTAAAAGAGAATTTAAAAAGCGTTGAAACAAGAGTTACTGAGGCATGCAAGCGTGCTGGTAGAAACCGTGATGAGGTAACTCTTATCGCTGTTAGTAAGACTAAGCCGGTTGAGGATTTACAGGTAATTTATGATTCAGGCATTCGCTCTTTTGGTGAGAATAAGGTCCAGGAATTAACAGCAAAAATTCCCGAGATGCCAGAAGACATCGATTGGCATTTAATTGGACATTTACAGCGTAACAAGGTTAAGTACATCGTTGACAAGGTAAAGCTTATTCATTCAGTAGATAGTTATCGTCTCGCTGAGGAAATTAACATTCAGGCTAAGAAAAAGGGTATTGTTGTTCCAATTCTCATCGAGGTAAATGCAGCAAATGAGGCTAGCAAATTTGGTGTAAGAGTAGAGGAAGCTAAGCAATTATGTACTGAGATTTCCCATTTAGATGGAGTTCACATCATGGGTCTTATGACTATAGCACCAAATGTTGTGGTTGCTGAAGAAAATCGAGCAATTTTTCACAAAATAAAGGACTTATCGGTTGACATCGATAAAGAAAACATCGATAATGTTGATATGAGAATTTTATCTATGGGTATGACAAACGATTTTGAAGTAGCCATAGAGGAGGGGGCTACCCATGTGAGAGTGGGAACAGCAATCTTCGGAGAGAGAAATTACAACATTTAA
- a CDS encoding cell division protein SepF, with amino-acid sequence MFERMLDAMHLGDDYDDYEDEDLYEEEEEKSFFNKFSKKEPEEKRPVLNKPSEREVRASKPAPKITPMRNKAKGAVMEVCVIKPSSFEDAREISETLLAERTVLLNMKGLDLGVAQRIIDFTCGTCYAIDGNLQRIEDYIFIITPAGVELSGDLAGIVDAFDFTGIQTGF; translated from the coding sequence ATGTTTGAGAGAATGCTTGATGCAATGCATCTGGGTGATGACTACGACGACTACGAAGATGAAGATCTTTATGAAGAAGAAGAGGAGAAGTCTTTTTTTAATAAGTTCTCTAAAAAGGAGCCTGAAGAGAAACGTCCAGTTTTAAATAAGCCTTCTGAAAGAGAAGTTAGAGCGTCTAAACCAGCGCCAAAGATTACACCTATGAGAAATAAAGCGAAAGGAGCTGTCATGGAGGTTTGTGTTATTAAACCATCTTCATTTGAGGATGCTCGCGAGATTTCAGAGACATTATTAGCTGAGCGTACAGTTCTTCTTAACATGAAGGGATTAGACCTTGGTGTTGCACAGCGTATCATTGATTTCACTTGTGGTACTTGTTATGCTATCGATGGTAACCTTCAAAGAATTGAAGACTATATCTTTATAATCACACCTGCAGGAGTTGAGCTTTCTGGTGATTTAGCAGGAATTGTTGATGCCTTTGACTTTACAGGGATTCAAACAGGATTTTAA
- the aroB gene encoding 3-dehydroquinate synthase: protein MNTTCLNIKYDGEPCYNIYFRPDFGDLAGLFKKDLNKDYDNICIVTDSNVARLYLAEVVSIFKGICENVCSFSFEAGEASKNLDTVSMLYEHLIHRKFTRNSLLVALGGGVVGDLTGFAASTFLRGIDFIQMPTTLLSQVDSSVGGKTGVDFNHYKNMVGAFYMPKMVYMNLGTLSSLDDNNFACGMGEVIKSALIADKDFYNWLKENYSKLSAKDFDALAYAVYSCCRIKGHVVEIDPKEKGIRAYLNFGHTLGHAIEKLCNFGIGHGQCVALGMVCASFLSKKLGNISNEEYEDIIGCMKLYNLPVSVSELNRDEILYTSKSDKKMIGTKIKFTILKAIGEADSYVDFTDADLIEAIDQVLD, encoded by the coding sequence ATGAATACGACTTGCTTGAATATTAAGTACGACGGGGAACCTTGTTATAATATTTATTTTCGACCGGATTTTGGAGATTTGGCAGGCTTATTTAAGAAGGATTTAAATAAGGATTACGACAATATTTGTATTGTTACAGATTCCAATGTGGCTAGACTTTACTTAGCTGAGGTGGTATCTATTTTTAAAGGAATTTGTGAAAATGTGTGTTCCTTTAGCTTTGAGGCAGGAGAAGCTTCAAAGAATCTTGATACAGTAAGTATGCTCTATGAGCATCTTATTCATAGAAAGTTTACTAGAAATTCTTTACTAGTTGCCTTGGGCGGTGGAGTTGTTGGTGATTTAACAGGTTTCGCAGCATCTACATTTCTTCGGGGAATCGATTTTATCCAGATGCCTACCACATTATTATCACAAGTTGACAGTTCTGTTGGTGGTAAAACCGGTGTAGATTTCAATCATTACAAGAATATGGTTGGTGCCTTTTATATGCCAAAGATGGTGTATATGAATCTTGGTACACTTTCATCCTTGGATGATAATAATTTTGCATGCGGAATGGGTGAGGTCATCAAAAGTGCTTTGATTGCAGATAAGGATTTTTATAATTGGCTTAAGGAAAATTATTCCAAGCTTTCTGCCAAAGATTTTGATGCTTTAGCGTATGCAGTGTATTCTTGTTGTAGGATTAAGGGTCATGTAGTAGAAATTGATCCTAAGGAAAAAGGAATCAGAGCATATCTGAATTTTGGGCACACATTAGGCCACGCAATTGAAAAACTATGCAATTTTGGTATTGGTCATGGACAATGTGTTGCTTTAGGAATGGTTTGTGCTTCTTTTTTATCTAAGAAACTTGGTAATATTTCGAATGAAGAGTATGAAGACATTATTGGTTGTATGAAGCTCTATAATTTGCCTGTTTCCGTATCAGAATTAAATCGTGATGAAATTTTATACACGTCTAAATCTGATAAGAAAATGATTGGTACAAAGATTAAATTTACAATATTAAAGGCTATAGGTGAGGCAGATTCGTATGTGGATTTTACGGATGCGGATTTAATTGAAGCTATAGATCAGGTATTAGATTAA
- the lspA gene encoding signal peptidase II: MYYKYNKTISMIFSVGLIAVLIVLDQLTKLLAVKNLMNQDDIILIPGILQFHYLENTGAAFSLLEGKQSLFAVATPVLLFIMAYILFEMPRQKKFVYLDYIIVFLFAGAIGNYIDRVTNNYVVDFIYFSLINFPVFNVADCYVTVAVIVLLVLVLFYYKDEDLEEIKQSLLLKK; this comes from the coding sequence ATGTATTACAAGTATAACAAAACAATTTCCATGATATTTAGTGTTGGTCTTATTGCTGTTTTAATCGTTTTGGACCAACTTACAAAGCTATTAGCAGTTAAAAATCTAATGAATCAGGATGATATCATTCTCATTCCTGGTATTTTGCAGTTTCATTATCTGGAAAATACAGGAGCAGCATTTTCTCTTTTAGAAGGTAAACAAAGTTTATTTGCAGTAGCTACACCAGTTCTATTATTTATAATGGCTTATATTCTTTTTGAGATGCCCAGACAAAAGAAATTTGTATATCTAGATTATATTATTGTATTTCTTTTTGCTGGTGCAATCGGGAATTATATTGATAGAGTCACGAACAATTATGTTGTAGATTTTATTTACTTTTCACTGATTAATTTTCCTGTATTCAATGTTGCAGACTGCTATGTGACAGTCGCAGTAATAGTTTTATTAGTATTAGTTCTTTTTTATTATAAGGACGAAGATCTGGAGGAAATTAAGCAAAGCTTATTATTAAAGAAATAA
- a CDS encoding RluA family pseudouridine synthase — MDEFTLIIEEPADEGIRIDKYLAVNMPEKSRSYYQKAIDSGFVLVNGKQVKSKYQTKLGDEIIVSVEPVKEIDIVPEDIPIEILYEDQDVIVVNKPKGMVVHPAPGHYSGTLVNALMYHCKDSLSGINGEIRPGIVHRIDMNTTGSLLVCKNDKAHNDIAAQIKVHSVNRIYKGIVIGNFKEETGTVDAPIGRNPKDRKKMAVVNGGREAITHYTVLEQYKGYSYVQFKLETGRTHQIRVHMASIGHPLLGDDVYGKPVKGLEGQTLHAQTLGFVQPTTGEYVEVNAPLPSYFEELLSKYRRM; from the coding sequence ATGGATGAATTCACACTTATAATTGAAGAACCTGCAGACGAAGGTATTAGAATAGACAAATACCTTGCTGTTAATATGCCAGAAAAATCACGAAGCTACTATCAGAAAGCCATTGATAGTGGCTTTGTTTTAGTTAATGGAAAGCAGGTCAAATCTAAATATCAGACAAAACTCGGGGATGAAATAATCGTCAGCGTTGAGCCAGTAAAAGAAATAGATATTGTTCCTGAGGACATACCTATTGAGATTTTATATGAAGACCAGGATGTAATTGTCGTTAATAAACCAAAGGGTATGGTTGTACATCCTGCACCTGGACATTATTCAGGCACATTGGTAAATGCACTTATGTATCATTGCAAGGATTCTTTGTCTGGAATTAATGGAGAAATTCGCCCAGGAATCGTTCACAGAATTGATATGAATACAACAGGCTCTCTATTGGTTTGCAAAAATGATAAGGCTCACAATGATATTGCTGCACAAATAAAAGTTCATTCAGTTAACCGAATCTACAAAGGAATTGTAATAGGAAATTTTAAAGAAGAGACTGGTACAGTAGACGCTCCTATAGGTCGAAATCCAAAAGATAGAAAGAAGATGGCTGTAGTGAATGGTGGAAGAGAAGCAATAACTCATTACACTGTTTTAGAGCAGTACAAGGGATACTCTTATGTACAGTTTAAGCTTGAGACAGGCCGCACTCATCAAATTCGTGTGCATATGGCGTCAATCGGTCATCCCCTTCTAGGCGACGATGTGTATGGAAAGCCGGTAAAGGGTCTAGAAGGCCAGACACTTCACGCTCAAACATTAGGATTCGTTCAGCCAACCACAGGCGAATACGTAGAAGTCAATGCGCCGCTGCCTTCATATTTCGAAGAACTTCTTTCTAAATATCGAAGAATGTAG
- a CDS encoding tyrosine-type recombinase/integrase, producing MGKDSNFYKDKSKNQKLKLRELQNELPKPALDYIYSKEQTTQTSTLIAYSYDLLTFFRFLVSSNPLLKGLDVKKINYDVLNKLTADDIEEYKRYLELNTVGEQHENNKRAIARKMSPLRSMYKYLLARKFVSSDPTQLVELPKLKKDKNIVRMDNYEVKAILEAIDNGNAFSSERQRKYNQKTRGRDLAILTLMLNTGIRVSECNGLDLNDVNFNVNSLTIVRKGGGQDIIYFNDEVAEVLQDYINGEREYIIAVEGHENALFYSLQGKRLSVDAIENLVKKYARIVVPDKKITPHKLRSTYGTALYRETGDIRLVADVLGHENINTTIDYYAAIEDEHKRLARNAVIFSKEEGK from the coding sequence ATGGGTAAAGATTCTAATTTCTATAAGGATAAATCGAAGAATCAAAAACTTAAGCTGCGTGAGCTTCAAAATGAACTTCCTAAGCCAGCGTTGGACTACATCTACTCCAAAGAACAAACAACTCAGACAAGTACATTAATTGCATATTCATATGACCTGCTTACTTTTTTTCGTTTTTTAGTATCATCAAACCCACTACTTAAGGGTTTAGATGTTAAAAAAATTAATTACGACGTTTTAAATAAATTAACTGCAGATGATATTGAGGAATACAAACGCTATCTTGAGTTAAATACTGTTGGCGAGCAACATGAAAATAATAAACGCGCTATAGCAAGAAAAATGTCTCCTTTGCGAAGCATGTACAAATATCTATTAGCACGTAAATTTGTTTCTAGTGATCCAACTCAACTTGTGGAGCTTCCAAAGCTTAAAAAAGATAAAAATATCGTTCGTATGGACAATTACGAAGTTAAGGCTATTTTAGAAGCAATTGATAACGGAAACGCCTTTTCATCTGAACGTCAACGCAAATACAACCAAAAGACCCGTGGGCGCGACCTTGCTATATTAACATTAATGCTTAATACTGGAATTCGTGTAAGTGAATGCAATGGACTTGACTTAAATGATGTAAATTTCAATGTTAATTCTTTAACAATCGTTCGAAAGGGTGGCGGACAGGATATAATCTACTTCAATGATGAAGTTGCCGAAGTTTTACAGGATTACATTAACGGCGAACGAGAATACATAATTGCCGTAGAAGGTCATGAAAACGCCCTCTTCTATTCTCTTCAAGGTAAAAGACTTAGTGTAGATGCTATTGAGAATTTAGTTAAAAAATATGCAAGAATTGTTGTACCAGATAAGAAAATTACGCCTCATAAGCTCCGCAGCACATATGGTACAGCCCTATACCGGGAAACAGGCGATATAAGGCTTGTAGCAGACGTACTGGGCCACGAGAACATTAACACTACTATCGACTACTATGCTGCCATCGAAGATGAGCACAAGCGACTCGCACGAAATGCCGTAATATTTTCGAAGGAGGAAGGCAAATAA
- a CDS encoding lysophospholipid acyltransferase family protein — protein sequence MLRFLIAIISNLKRGPKLISTMRKMAKNKEKYSEKQRYAYAQRLFRLLMRSARISTTVYGADNLPREGGYVMYPNHQGKYDALGIMYGHKEPCTFVMDKAKSFGFMVREVCDLLDAKRLRLGNVRQNMKIMDQITKEVSKGRKYILFSEGGYGKNGNVVQNFKPGSFKCAMRAKVPIVPVTLIDSYIAFNSLKPGPVSTKVIFGNPIYYDDYKDMKTPEIADMVRKIIISTMEEYGVFDNSRIQLETIE from the coding sequence ATGTTAAGATTTTTAATTGCGATTATTTCCAATTTAAAGCGAGGACCTAAGCTTATTTCTACCATGCGAAAGATGGCAAAGAATAAAGAAAAATATTCGGAAAAGCAAAGATATGCCTATGCTCAGCGATTATTTAGACTCCTTATGAGAAGTGCCAGAATATCCACCACAGTATATGGGGCTGATAATTTGCCAAGGGAGGGTGGATATGTTATGTATCCTAATCACCAGGGCAAATACGACGCCTTAGGCATTATGTACGGACACAAGGAACCTTGCACATTTGTAATGGATAAAGCAAAATCTTTTGGGTTCATGGTAAGAGAGGTATGTGATCTGCTTGATGCTAAGCGACTTCGCCTTGGAAATGTTAGACAAAACATGAAAATAATGGACCAGATTACAAAAGAAGTCAGTAAAGGAAGAAAATACATTCTTTTCTCTGAAGGTGGCTATGGTAAGAATGGTAATGTGGTACAGAATTTCAAGCCGGGTAGCTTTAAATGTGCAATGCGAGCAAAGGTTCCAATTGTTCCTGTCACTTTGATTGATTCATATATTGCATTTAATAGTTTAAAGCCTGGTCCTGTAAGTACGAAGGTAATCTTTGGAAATCCAATTTATTACGACGATTATAAAGACATGAAAACTCCAGAAATTGCAGATATGGTTAGAAAAATAATCATTTCTACTATGGAAGAATATGGAGTATTTGATAATTCTAGAATTCAGCTAGAAACTATCGAATAA
- a CDS encoding LysM peptidoglycan-binding domain-containing protein — protein MNRHSKSALIARNRRIMLLIAIICSILFAFIFSTTRVAAENSKPVNKYYTSYEIQPGDTLWTIADQFMNAEYSDKTAFIDEIKSINHISGDNITAGSYIVVEYYAYDEP, from the coding sequence ATGAATAGACATTCTAAATCAGCCCTTATTGCTAGAAATAGAAGAATTATGCTTCTTATCGCTATCATTTGCTCAATTTTATTTGCATTTATATTCAGTACCACTAGAGTAGCAGCAGAGAATAGCAAACCAGTAAATAAATACTACACTAGCTATGAAATTCAACCAGGAGATACCCTTTGGACTATTGCAGATCAGTTTATGAATGCCGAGTATTCAGATAAAACAGCTTTTATTGATGAGATAAAGAGTATCAATCATATTTCAGGAGATAATATTACAGCAGGAAGCTATATAGTCGTTGAATATTATGCTTATGATGAGCCTTAA